One segment of Paenibacillus sp. FSL R7-0337 DNA contains the following:
- a CDS encoding DUF3289 family protein: protein MFTTRIMKRSFTLFAILVLVFSSLQLHPALAQDETGGSQEVTYTGEGYEVLYSISSRWEGAFNADVTIRNTGSRVLENWTLGFTSPYEITNIWNGRVDSYENGLYAIKNAGSNQDIPAGGSVNFGFTASFEEELQLPAVFDLLGGEQTVPGGQYETSFKVTSDWGSAFNGEIAIKNLSPSAVEDWTLAFDYEGQLERFWTADIISHTGNHYVIHNAGYNANIQPGETLVLGFTGSPGNVASEPSVYQLTQISTRQEAPEPEKVSVQLDTYSLQLQNSPDGDYYFLSSKLDKLTGVLGGASSVTALTYQLEDRNKAVLQQGTIPVSAAWSAEGIGLGIGYNLLKLRAHAQDGTEVTKEYIIVNFDEGNLPNLGIDPEKDSDHDGISDYYEGHFGLSPTSRDTDGDGLSDQDELLVLRLNPLEPDSDKNGTADGDEDYDKDRLTNLEELQLGTSLISEDSDNDGLTDGEEVHTHKTDPLKADTDGDGLSDAWELQIGSDPLVPETKFARTVKAEDAGGKAVPSVSVEGITAEQVESLSVQPVVDGILNDATIPGYIDQGYNFSIDGSFEKATISFEFDQSLLNQADFVPRIYYYNEESQLFEELSGQRLAGNVVSAETAHFSRYILLNKTVYDQVWQYKFLYDEGQEHYAGMDIAFVIDSSGSMSDNDRNNVRISVTRQFVDLLTDSDRGAVVDFDDYATVLSGFNSDKAVLSQAAGRIDAYGGTTLSSGISSALNLFAAGGRADVLKYIIMLTDGEGSYDTTLTKRAADQGIVIYTVGLGSSISTSVLTSMAQGTGGSYYHASNASQLYGIFDTIAETSDLYKDTDKDGISDYHEKEMQAGRLRVGTGGAAIRLNYLDADSDKDGLKDGQEIRIVKSGDKVYAYLYSNPNLADTDGDGLNDAADSRRLVPDVEQALILQSNHREGVLKTAAQGTSPVSDDLTFNDYTYSELIKLGPVFSVAKITPEFMIWGEMAALFAVGKIGATDDMKFVLGDLISTFKYSKTINEGTSVSFGDTFDTSKYIKYHNSELDNAVITDSSTQNYVGLIKNFVVQELRNNSGDLSRLKFNPNSSQNIVNNYVNQFPTSPYPVFTEKSNLALSLAIHAFHGHNITIKDFKNIGGQFSGKLAFHFYDHFGLDADDEVNNPGFVDWFTLQHYERFNGKYVPFITTIDYELPFSGSVK from the coding sequence ATGTTCACTACAAGAATCATGAAACGGAGCTTCACCTTATTTGCCATTCTCGTATTGGTATTCTCTTCTCTTCAGCTCCACCCCGCTTTAGCGCAAGACGAGACAGGCGGCAGTCAGGAAGTGACTTACACGGGAGAAGGGTATGAAGTCCTCTACAGCATTTCCTCCCGGTGGGAGGGAGCCTTCAATGCCGATGTTACCATCAGGAACACGGGCAGCAGGGTACTGGAGAACTGGACCCTTGGTTTTACGTCTCCGTATGAGATCACGAATATCTGGAACGGCCGGGTAGATTCTTATGAGAATGGTCTATATGCCATCAAGAATGCAGGCAGCAATCAGGACATTCCGGCGGGTGGCAGTGTGAATTTCGGCTTCACGGCTTCTTTTGAAGAAGAGCTGCAGCTGCCCGCAGTGTTTGACTTGCTGGGCGGGGAGCAGACCGTGCCAGGCGGGCAATACGAGACCAGCTTCAAGGTGACAAGCGATTGGGGCAGCGCTTTTAACGGTGAAATTGCCATTAAGAATCTGTCACCGTCCGCAGTTGAGGATTGGACACTGGCGTTCGATTATGAGGGACAGCTGGAACGCTTCTGGACGGCTGACATCATCAGTCATACCGGCAATCATTACGTGATACATAATGCGGGCTATAATGCCAACATTCAGCCGGGCGAGACTCTGGTCCTTGGCTTCACCGGGAGCCCGGGGAATGTGGCAAGCGAACCTTCAGTCTATCAGCTGACGCAGATCTCCACCCGGCAGGAAGCCCCTGAGCCGGAGAAGGTCTCCGTACAGCTCGATACTTACAGTCTCCAGCTTCAGAACAGCCCGGATGGAGACTACTACTTCCTGAGCTCCAAGCTGGACAAGCTGACCGGAGTGCTGGGAGGAGCATCGAGCGTCACGGCCCTCACCTATCAGCTTGAAGACCGAAATAAAGCAGTCCTCCAGCAAGGGACGATCCCTGTAAGTGCGGCGTGGTCTGCGGAAGGAATCGGACTTGGGATCGGATACAATCTGCTGAAGCTGCGCGCCCACGCTCAAGATGGAACTGAAGTGACCAAAGAGTATATAATCGTGAACTTCGATGAGGGCAATCTGCCTAACCTCGGGATTGACCCGGAGAAGGACAGCGATCATGACGGCATCAGCGATTATTATGAGGGACATTTCGGTCTCTCCCCCACCAGCAGGGATACGGATGGTGACGGATTAAGCGACCAGGATGAGCTGCTTGTCTTGAGGCTGAATCCGCTTGAACCGGACAGCGACAAGAACGGGACTGCCGATGGTGATGAAGATTACGATAAGGATAGATTAACCAACCTGGAGGAATTGCAGCTCGGGACCAGCCTTATCAGTGAAGACAGTGACAACGACGGTCTAACGGACGGCGAAGAAGTTCATACGCACAAGACCGATCCCCTGAAGGCCGACACCGATGGGGACGGACTCTCTGACGCCTGGGAGCTCCAAATCGGAAGCGACCCGCTTGTGCCTGAGACGAAGTTCGCTAGAACGGTGAAGGCAGAGGATGCCGGGGGCAAAGCTGTTCCAAGCGTATCCGTGGAAGGGATCACTGCGGAACAGGTAGAGAGCCTGTCCGTCCAGCCGGTCGTGGACGGCATTCTTAACGATGCCACCATTCCCGGTTACATTGACCAGGGCTATAATTTCTCCATCGACGGGAGCTTTGAGAAGGCGACGATCTCCTTTGAGTTCGATCAGAGCCTATTGAATCAGGCAGACTTTGTGCCGCGGATCTACTATTACAATGAGGAATCCCAGTTGTTTGAAGAGCTCTCCGGTCAACGGCTGGCCGGGAATGTGGTCTCGGCAGAGACGGCTCATTTCTCCAGATACATTCTGCTGAACAAGACGGTATACGACCAGGTCTGGCAGTATAAGTTCCTGTACGATGAGGGGCAGGAGCATTATGCCGGGATGGATATCGCCTTCGTCATCGATTCCTCGGGCAGTATGTCAGATAATGACCGGAACAATGTGAGAATCAGCGTCACCCGGCAGTTTGTTGATCTGCTGACGGACAGTGACCGCGGGGCTGTGGTAGATTTTGACGACTATGCTACAGTATTATCCGGCTTTAATTCAGACAAGGCCGTGCTGAGTCAGGCTGCGGGACGGATTGATGCGTACGGCGGAACGACTCTGAGCAGCGGGATTTCCAGTGCACTTAATCTGTTCGCCGCCGGCGGCAGAGCGGATGTCCTGAAGTATATTATTATGCTTACCGACGGGGAAGGCTCTTATGACACCACACTAACCAAGCGGGCTGCCGATCAGGGTATTGTGATCTATACGGTGGGCCTGGGGAGCAGTATCTCGACCAGTGTGCTGACCAGCATGGCCCAGGGCACCGGCGGCAGCTATTACCATGCAAGTAATGCCAGCCAATTGTATGGAATTTTCGATACCATTGCCGAAACCTCCGACCTGTATAAGGACACAGACAAGGATGGCATCAGTGATTATCATGAGAAGGAGATGCAGGCCGGAAGACTTCGTGTCGGTACTGGCGGTGCGGCCATCCGATTGAACTATCTGGATGCTGACAGCGATAAGGACGGGCTTAAGGACGGGCAAGAGATCCGCATTGTCAAATCCGGCGACAAGGTCTACGCCTACTTGTATTCCAATCCCAACCTGGCCGATACCGACGGCGACGGCTTGAACGATGCGGCGGACAGCAGAAGACTGGTTCCAGATGTGGAGCAGGCCCTAATCCTTCAATCGAATCACAGGGAGGGCGTGCTGAAGACCGCTGCGCAGGGAACTTCTCCTGTCTCTGACGATCTGACGTTCAATGACTACACGTATAGTGAGTTAATCAAGCTGGGCCCGGTATTCTCGGTGGCCAAGATTACACCGGAGTTCATGATCTGGGGCGAGATGGCCGCTCTATTCGCTGTCGGCAAGATAGGTGCAACAGATGATATGAAGTTCGTTCTTGGCGATCTGATCTCAACCTTCAAATACAGCAAAACCATTAATGAGGGAACATCGGTCTCCTTTGGCGACACCTTCGATACCAGCAAATACATTAAGTATCATAATAGCGAGCTGGATAATGCCGTCATCACCGACTCCAGCACCCAGAACTATGTAGGGCTCATCAAGAATTTTGTTGTGCAGGAGCTGCGCAATAATTCAGGCGATTTGTCCAGGCTGAAGTTCAACCCGAACAGCAGCCAGAATATCGTGAATAATTACGTGAACCAATTCCCGACCAGCCCGTATCCGGTATTCACGGAGAAGAGCAATCTGGCGTTATCGCTGGCCATCCATGCTTTCCATGGTCATAATATTACTATTAAGGACTTCAAGAACATCGGGGGGCAATTCAGCGGGAAGCTGGCGTTCCATTTCTACGACCATTTCGGTCTGGATGCCGATGACGAGGTCAATAATCCAGGGTTTGTAGACTGGTTCACTTTGCAGCACTACGAACGGTTCAATGGCAAATATGTGCCGTTCATTACAACGATTGATTACGAGCTGCCCTTCAGCGGCTCTGTGAAATAA
- a CDS encoding RidA family protein: MNLNNKVVQRYNPENIAKPVGSYSHVTKISRDAEMYVFSGQIGIDPNNNIPPDFNQQVTNTMSNIVAILSSQQLTPDHVIKINIWATEEIDWDHFYSIWNEVFGPTPPSMTVAYIQGLGLPELKIELDVWAAG; this comes from the coding sequence ATGAATCTAAATAATAAGGTCGTTCAAAGATATAACCCTGAAAATATAGCAAAACCGGTTGGAAGCTACAGTCATGTGACCAAAATTAGCAGAGATGCTGAAATGTACGTCTTTTCCGGTCAAATCGGGATCGATCCGAACAATAACATCCCCCCCGATTTCAACCAGCAAGTAACCAATACCATGAGTAATATTGTCGCCATTCTTTCCTCGCAGCAGCTAACCCCGGACCATGTCATCAAAATCAACATCTGGGCCACGGAGGAAATCGATTGGGACCATTTCTATTCCATCTGGAATGAAGTGTTCGGCCCTACGCCTCCCTCCATGACGGTTGCCTACATCCAAGGATTAGGGCTGCCTGAACTCAAAATCGAGCTGGATGTGTGGGCCGCCGGTTAG
- a CDS encoding TerD family protein encodes MQINRIYLRRAGKIMLKYTSDAADTKKLPKGYLAAALRNLHGLGYMLSPALFRAVQKLPREAFEQLYYPLIADVRRMVGAHVHYAPMYPGFPEQVMQEDEADLYFNAMFHYYTWELPYADSVQRTPLEDHVKLKVIDLGSSTEFRTLIRQLMEARGSISAEDQKDIDAVIANTANEELDELLPEEIPFKENAGYVASSLLKHGKADVARISPYFKTATDVLRLAVAWSGGDVSLALPTRFRKFKRSERRLLLGLLERCHPITEDMLRYRERWIRLGEILHPSEYKQRYKRCEEAFDILRNKKPFTTYNGSVELALQYQQLWTALDLLAKRPGEFARRLAKLLRMTREPEYVVMAFGEVAGQVSTPVLLQVKNYFERQRELPELRVFFPKGNVAKAWATPNTLPEISEEACRDMVDLCEQTLVARFAAQPSLGKVYVDERLRDYLVPFSQRSASKALHTLVRGSRIPMEEGNTVRFFCWWKEGKMGGTPTGRVDIDLSAVMYDKNWNYVEHISYTNLRSAQYHAAHSGDIVTAPYGASEFIDLHIPSIVEYGGRYVVASLHSFTGQPYCNLPECFTGWMMRKKPGSGEVYEPATVSNKIDVTADTQLAIPVILDLVERTVIWTDLSLTRDPFYPNNVEVNQKGMVIIGKAMTSLKKPDLYDLFTLHAKARGQLAVSPQQADTVFSVDQGVTPYHIEQIMAEYVV; translated from the coding sequence ATGCAAATAAACCGGATTTACCTGCGTAGAGCAGGCAAGATTATGCTGAAATATACATCTGACGCTGCTGACACAAAGAAGCTCCCGAAGGGGTACTTGGCCGCAGCCCTCCGCAATCTCCATGGGTTGGGGTACATGTTGTCGCCTGCTTTGTTCCGGGCGGTCCAGAAGCTGCCCCGCGAGGCCTTCGAGCAGCTGTACTATCCGCTGATTGCCGATGTTAGACGGATGGTTGGCGCGCATGTGCATTATGCACCGATGTATCCGGGGTTCCCGGAGCAGGTCATGCAGGAGGACGAAGCAGATCTGTATTTCAATGCGATGTTCCATTATTATACCTGGGAGCTTCCATATGCTGATTCTGTGCAGCGAACACCCCTTGAGGATCATGTGAAGCTGAAGGTCATTGATCTGGGGAGCAGCACGGAGTTCCGGACCCTAATCCGCCAGCTGATGGAGGCCAGGGGCTCAATTTCGGCAGAGGATCAGAAGGATATCGATGCTGTGATTGCGAATACAGCCAACGAAGAGCTGGATGAGCTTTTGCCGGAGGAGATACCGTTCAAGGAGAATGCCGGATATGTGGCGTCGTCGCTGCTTAAGCATGGTAAAGCGGACGTAGCAAGAATAAGCCCGTACTTCAAGACGGCAACCGATGTGCTGCGGCTGGCGGTGGCCTGGTCGGGAGGCGATGTTAGTCTGGCCTTGCCTACCCGCTTCCGCAAGTTCAAGCGTAGTGAACGCCGGCTGCTGCTGGGGCTCTTGGAGCGGTGCCATCCCATCACCGAGGATATGCTAAGGTACCGGGAACGCTGGATTCGTCTCGGCGAGATCCTGCATCCATCTGAATATAAGCAGCGGTATAAGCGCTGTGAGGAAGCTTTTGATATCCTGCGTAATAAAAAGCCCTTCACCACCTATAACGGAAGTGTAGAGCTTGCCCTTCAGTACCAGCAGCTCTGGACGGCACTGGATCTGCTGGCGAAGCGTCCGGGTGAATTCGCACGAAGATTGGCGAAGCTGCTGCGGATGACCCGGGAGCCTGAGTACGTGGTGATGGCCTTCGGCGAAGTGGCCGGTCAGGTATCGACCCCGGTGCTGCTACAGGTGAAGAACTACTTCGAACGCCAGCGGGAGCTGCCTGAGCTGAGGGTGTTTTTCCCCAAGGGAAATGTCGCCAAAGCCTGGGCCACCCCTAATACCCTACCGGAGATCAGTGAAGAAGCCTGCCGGGATATGGTGGATCTCTGCGAGCAGACGCTGGTGGCGCGGTTTGCTGCCCAGCCGTCTCTGGGAAAGGTATATGTGGATGAGCGCCTGAGGGACTATCTTGTGCCATTCTCCCAGAGATCGGCCAGCAAAGCACTGCATACCCTGGTCCGGGGAAGCCGGATTCCGATGGAAGAAGGGAATACGGTCCGTTTCTTCTGCTGGTGGAAGGAAGGGAAGATGGGCGGTACGCCTACAGGCCGCGTTGATATTGACCTGTCAGCAGTGATGTATGATAAGAATTGGAATTATGTCGAGCATATTTCGTATACGAATCTGCGCTCGGCACAATATCATGCAGCCCATAGCGGGGACATTGTAACGGCGCCCTACGGGGCTAGTGAGTTCATCGACCTGCATATTCCTTCTATTGTTGAGTATGGCGGAAGGTATGTGGTAGCTAGCCTCCATTCTTTCACAGGACAGCCGTACTGCAATCTGCCGGAGTGCTTCACGGGGTGGATGATGCGGAAGAAGCCAGGGTCCGGTGAAGTTTATGAGCCAGCCACGGTATCGAACAAGATTGATGTCACGGCGGATACTCAACTCGCCATTCCTGTGATACTGGATCTGGTGGAGCGGACCGTGATCTGGACAGACCTGTCCCTGACCAGAGATCCCTTCTATCCTAATAATGTGGAGGTCAACCAGAAGGGGATGGTGATCATCGGCAAGGCGATGACCTCCTTGAAGAAGCCTGATCTGTATGATCTTTTCACGCTGCACGCCAAGGCCCGTGGTCAGCTGGCCGTGTCACCACAGCAGGCCGATACCGTATTCTCGGTAGACCAGGGAGTGACTCCGTACCACATCGAGCAGATTATGGCCGAATATGTGGTGTGA
- a CDS encoding VOC family protein: MRIRQLKLRTNHLEDMKTFYSEVLQMPVIEESDTSFAVNAGESVISFENSPQHVFYHYAFYVDELHFGRVLDTIQAHCPLLQDEEGQTEFFSGLWQRKQLYFRDPQGNILEILPSDERSALENGWLRVQEIGLPAERIDELRSRIHVIKDEMAGASETIAFYGDSYGVFVLVQEGRAWFPTEEAAIASPAEVVIEHDHALEVEYRNIRITAE, from the coding sequence ATGAGAATCAGACAATTGAAGCTGAGAACCAATCACTTGGAGGATATGAAGACATTTTACAGTGAAGTCCTTCAGATGCCAGTAATTGAAGAGAGCGATACATCGTTTGCGGTGAATGCGGGCGAGAGCGTAATCTCTTTTGAAAATAGTCCCCAGCACGTATTCTATCACTATGCCTTCTATGTAGATGAGCTGCATTTCGGCAGAGTCCTGGATACCATCCAGGCTCATTGCCCCCTATTGCAGGATGAAGAGGGGCAGACCGAATTCTTCTCCGGGCTCTGGCAACGCAAGCAGCTCTATTTCCGTGACCCGCAAGGCAACATACTTGAAATCCTGCCCTCCGATGAGAGGTCTGCGCTTGAGAATGGCTGGCTGCGGGTGCAGGAAATTGGGCTGCCGGCCGAACGTATCGATGAACTGCGCTCCCGGATACACGTGATTAAGGACGAAATGGCAGGAGCCTCAGAGACTATAGCGTTCTACGGCGATTCGTATGGCGTATTTGTGCTCGTCCAGGAAGGCCGGGCCTGGTTCCCTACAGAGGAGGCAGCCATCGCTTCGCCCGCGGAAGTTGTTATAGAGCATGACCATGCGCTTGAGGTAGAGTATCGGAATATTAGGATTACGGCGGAATAA
- a CDS encoding AAA family ATPase, with protein sequence MKTLGLTLGKFAPLHKGHQLMFETALREVDELIVVIYETTVSPVPLQVRANWIRKLYPAVRVIEAWAGPDGYSDDREHEIREEQYILGLLKGEQVTHFYSSEFYGEHMSLALGAIDRRVDEARVQVPVSATMVRSDPYQYRNYVSGLVYRDLIIKVVFVGAMSTGKSTITEALARKYGTSFASEYGRDYWTEHQVDRRIGLEAFDEIAVGHLEREEQALLEANRYLFVDTNAITTYMYALDYHGKAPELLTRLALENAQRYDLFFLCDDDIPYDDTWDRSGDQKRQVFHQQIIADLKERRIPYITLRGALTERISKVDSVLAKFKPYGNYFGELEH encoded by the coding sequence ATGAAGACACTTGGATTAACACTCGGGAAGTTCGCTCCGCTGCATAAAGGGCACCAGCTCATGTTCGAGACAGCGCTGAGGGAGGTTGACGAACTGATTGTAGTGATCTATGAGACGACCGTCTCTCCGGTTCCGCTGCAGGTTAGGGCTAACTGGATTCGCAAGCTCTATCCTGCGGTCCGGGTAATCGAGGCCTGGGCCGGGCCGGACGGATATTCGGATGACAGGGAGCATGAGATCCGGGAGGAGCAGTATATTCTCGGGCTGCTGAAGGGCGAACAGGTGACTCATTTTTATTCGAGTGAATTCTATGGAGAGCATATGAGCCTGGCGCTGGGCGCTATTGACCGGCGGGTGGATGAGGCGAGGGTGCAGGTGCCTGTATCGGCCACGATGGTCCGTTCGGACCCTTACCAATACCGTAATTATGTTAGCGGGCTAGTGTATCGTGATTTAATTATCAAGGTCGTATTTGTAGGGGCGATGTCTACCGGCAAATCTACGATCACCGAAGCGCTTGCCCGGAAGTACGGCACGTCCTTCGCCAGCGAATACGGGCGGGATTACTGGACGGAGCATCAGGTGGACCGGCGGATTGGGCTGGAGGCTTTTGACGAGATTGCGGTAGGGCATCTGGAGCGGGAAGAGCAGGCGCTGCTTGAGGCCAATAGGTATTTATTCGTCGATACGAATGCGATCACCACGTATATGTATGCGCTGGATTACCATGGGAAGGCACCTGAGTTGCTGACCCGGCTGGCCCTGGAGAACGCGCAGCGCTACGACCTGTTCTTCCTGTGCGACGATGATATTCCGTATGACGATACGTGGGACCGCAGCGGGGATCAGAAGCGGCAGGTGTTCCACCAGCAGATTATCGCAGATCTGAAGGAGCGGCGGATTCCCTATATTACCCTGAGGGGCGCGCTTACGGAACGTATAAGCAAGGTGGACAGTGTACTGGCAAAGTTCAAGCCGTACGGGAACTATTTCGGAGAGCTGGAGCATTGA
- a CDS encoding NUDIX hydrolase encodes MELRDGNGLTEQEFLEQYRPGDYVRPSVATDMVIFTAMDAEADHVTVAAAKELHLLLIRRGGHPCLGKWALPGGFAQPDETTDQAAARELEEETGVTGAYLEQLRTFSDPGRDPRTWVISSSYMALVDSRRIQLEAGDDAEAAAWFKVSYQLRQEHKELLEPGCIRTRTYELRLEAAGQALTAVIEQTVTAAPASSSVQYAVLSNDGLAFDHAKIIAYAMERLRQETERTGIALLLMPEQFTLAEFQQVYELIIGQELPKAVFLDKMAALITATNLYTEQTEHTPSRRLYQRNWGEVWIFN; translated from the coding sequence GTGGAATTGAGAGATGGTAACGGACTTACAGAACAAGAATTCCTGGAACAGTACCGGCCTGGGGATTATGTGCGGCCTTCAGTGGCTACGGATATGGTGATCTTCACCGCCATGGATGCAGAGGCAGACCATGTAACCGTGGCTGCGGCGAAGGAGCTGCACCTCCTGCTGATCCGCAGAGGCGGGCACCCTTGCCTCGGCAAATGGGCGCTTCCGGGCGGCTTCGCCCAGCCGGACGAGACCACGGATCAGGCGGCCGCACGCGAGCTGGAGGAGGAGACCGGTGTTACCGGTGCGTATCTGGAGCAGCTTCGCACCTTCTCTGACCCCGGGCGCGATCCCCGTACATGGGTGATCAGCAGCAGCTATATGGCGTTGGTCGACAGCCGCCGTATCCAATTAGAGGCAGGGGATGATGCCGAGGCTGCGGCCTGGTTCAAGGTAAGCTACCAGCTTCGGCAGGAGCATAAAGAGCTGCTGGAGCCGGGCTGCATACGCACCCGTACCTATGAGCTTCGGCTGGAGGCCGCAGGCCAAGCGCTGACTGCGGTGATCGAACAGACGGTGACAGCGGCACCGGCGTCCAGTTCGGTGCAATATGCCGTCTTGTCCAATGACGGACTTGCTTTTGATCACGCGAAGATCATTGCCTATGCCATGGAACGGCTGCGCCAGGAGACGGAGAGAACCGGAATCGCGCTGCTCTTAATGCCTGAGCAATTCACCTTGGCCGAATTTCAGCAAGTCTACGAGTTGATTATCGGCCAGGAACTGCCGAAGGCGGTCTTCCTGGACAAGATGGCTGCGCTTATAACGGCGACCAACCTGTACACAGAGCAAACGGAACACACCCCCTCCCGCCGCTTGTATCAGCGGAACTGGGGAGAAGTCTGGATTTTTAATTAG
- the pnuC gene encoding nicotinamide riboside transporter PnuC, which produces MKKAPGNWSGFELAWLVIFTLIAVVFTVISKDSLFGFTVFITGVLCVVLTAKGKLASYGFGMYNTFGYAYLAYINGLFGEVMLNLLFFVPMNIVGFYMWKRNIQGGKLSMRQMETRGILLTIAVCVAGALLLGFGLSFIPAQNSPYIDALTTVLSVVATILMVRRFKEQWLVYIVLNMFTVLLWVIRTLEGSGEGLLMTVMWSAYLINAVYGYYNWNKGAKEALS; this is translated from the coding sequence ATGAAGAAGGCACCCGGCAACTGGAGCGGGTTTGAACTCGCCTGGCTGGTGATATTTACGCTGATTGCGGTTGTTTTTACGGTGATCTCCAAGGATTCGCTCTTCGGGTTCACGGTCTTCATCACCGGGGTACTATGCGTGGTGCTGACGGCGAAGGGGAAGCTGGCGAGCTATGGATTCGGGATGTATAATACTTTTGGTTATGCTTATCTGGCCTATATCAACGGATTATTTGGCGAGGTTATGCTGAATCTGCTATTCTTTGTGCCCATGAATATTGTAGGCTTTTATATGTGGAAAAGAAATATTCAGGGCGGCAAACTGTCCATGCGCCAAATGGAGACGAGGGGCATTCTGCTCACCATTGCAGTCTGTGTGGCGGGGGCGCTGCTGCTGGGCTTCGGCTTATCGTTCATTCCTGCGCAGAATTCACCTTATATCGATGCTCTGACTACCGTGTTATCGGTAGTGGCAACGATCCTGATGGTACGGCGTTTCAAGGAGCAGTGGCTGGTCTATATTGTGCTGAATATGTTCACCGTGCTGCTCTGGGTGATCCGGACGCTGGAAGGCAGCGGGGAGGGTCTGCTGATGACTGTCATGTGGAGCGCCTATCTGATCAACGCGGTCTACGGCTACTACAACTGGAATAAAGGGGCTAAGGAGGCGCTGTCATGA